A stretch of Verrucomicrobiota bacterium DNA encodes these proteins:
- a CDS encoding AIR synthase family protein, producing the protein MTSEHDTLPALGKVPPEFFTRVIYPRLGADDPALMVRPQHGVDFGVVDLGPTARGDQVMVLSTDPFYIAKELGIEKAAWFAVHIIASDVAVSGIAPEYLSIDLNLPPEMTERELERMWATVHDECVRLGIAVVTGHTARYAGCTYPMVGGATMFGIGPKDKLIVPRARVGDRIIVSKGPAVETTGLMSAYFPQYLEKAYGAALVQEAQDVYYQMSTVKDASIAASVGGVTAMHDATECGVFGGLFEIASRSKVGMDIHVDRIVVQDAVRKTCECFGIDPYVAISEGTLLATARPERADAVVVALEAEGIPASVVGEVVPESEGIHTIEDGKKKRLDHPRIDPFWGKFEEYLSKQTA; encoded by the coding sequence GGCGCTCATGGTCAGGCCGCAGCACGGCGTGGATTTCGGCGTCGTCGATCTCGGGCCAACGGCCCGCGGCGACCAGGTCATGGTGCTCTCGACCGATCCGTTCTACATCGCCAAGGAGCTCGGGATCGAGAAGGCGGCGTGGTTCGCCGTGCACATCATCGCGAGCGACGTCGCCGTGAGCGGCATCGCGCCAGAGTACCTGTCGATTGATCTCAACCTGCCGCCCGAGATGACCGAGCGCGAGCTCGAGCGCATGTGGGCCACCGTGCACGACGAGTGCGTCAGGCTGGGCATCGCGGTCGTCACCGGCCACACGGCGCGCTACGCCGGTTGCACGTACCCGATGGTGGGCGGCGCGACCATGTTCGGCATCGGCCCGAAGGACAAGCTCATCGTCCCGCGCGCGCGGGTCGGCGACCGGATCATCGTCTCCAAAGGCCCCGCCGTCGAGACCACGGGGCTGATGTCGGCCTACTTCCCGCAATACCTCGAGAAAGCGTACGGCGCCGCGTTGGTCCAGGAAGCCCAGGACGTCTACTACCAGATGTCCACGGTCAAGGACGCGTCCATCGCCGCGTCCGTTGGCGGCGTCACGGCCATGCACGACGCCACCGAGTGCGGCGTCTTCGGCGGGTTGTTCGAGATCGCGTCGCGCAGCAAGGTCGGCATGGACATTCACGTTGACCGCATCGTCGTCCAGGACGCCGTCAGGAAAACGTGCGAGTGCTTCGGTATCGACCCGTACGTGGCAATCAGCGAAGGCACTCTCCTCGCCACCGCACGCCCCGAACGCGCCGACGCCGTCGTTGTCGCGCTCGAAGCGGAAGGCATCCCGGCAAGCGTCGTCGGCGAAGTCGTCCCCGAATCCGAAGGCATCCACACGATCGAGGACGGCAAGAAGAAGCGCCTCGACCACCCGCGCATCGACCCGTTCTGGGGCAAGTTCGAGGAGTATCTCAGCAAGCAGACCGCCTAG